In a single window of the Elaeis guineensis isolate ETL-2024a chromosome 6, EG11, whole genome shotgun sequence genome:
- the LOC105047702 gene encoding SNF1-related protein kinase regulatory subunit gamma-1-like — MTSLLGAENVFAISLSILPYFEMPQAEMSSRFPNFDAYFETVQSKKLPSSLRASSTTAFAQILVPPFPEVPGGKVSVCVHLSMFDVHVYMCVPSRMHACMSACACVHVGCAWINNSCMSGSRCCWCSGSSSLSATGPVAVAWLTIAAVGAAVAAGMAAEKGIRNWKDAPTAADKLGKDIYKVLLQEEPFKSTTVKSIVQSYCWAPLLLGGLDSSMLTVLLSLSKYRLTNAPVIDTGKPYINNFVTRTAVEQCLKQMKGRGLINQLDTEKFSVFAYHRKSSLFSYEVVKYLKQNVRPLAVMDFVKTLCFTIASSATCAPEACHGTVIDSVASISVHRIYVIEGDDREVVGAVTLRNLYVLIRRKDRRFPRLPLFLQLAVLTFVSGHHSRSKRH; from the exons ctatctctctctccatcttaccATATTTTGAAATGCCACAAGCTGAAATGAGTTCAAGATTTCCAAACTTTGATGCTTATTTTGAGACTGTCCAGTCAAAGAAGTTACCATCTTCTTTGCGGGCTTCTTCGACAACTGCATTTGCACAAATTCTGGTTCCACCATTCCCTGAAGTTCCAGGAGGCAAG GTGAGTGTGTGCGTCCACTTGAGCATGTTTGATGTGCATGTGTACATGTGTGTGCCTTcacgcatgcatgcatgcatgagtGCATGTGCTTGTGTGCATGTTGGGTGTGCATG GATCAACAACAGCTGCATGAGTGGGAGCAGATGCTGTTGGTGCTCTGGAAGCAGCAGTCTCAGTGCAACTGGTCCAGTTGCAGTTGCTTGGCTGACCATTGCTGCTGTTGGTGCAGCAGTGGCTGCTGGAATGGCTGCAGAGAAAGGTATCAGGAACTGGAAGGATGCTCCTACTGCAGCTGATAAGTTGGGAAAAGATATCTACAAAGTCCTCCTTCAAGAAGAACCTTTCAAATCAACAACA GTTAAGTCAATTGTGCAGTCATATTGTTGGGCACCCTTGCTCCTTGGTGGGCTAGATAGTTCAATGCTTACTGTATTGCTCTCACTTTCAAAGTATAGATTGACAAATGCCCCTGTGATTGACACTGGCAAGCCTTACATTAATAATTTTGTCACCCGAACGGCAGTAGAACAATGTCTCAAGCAAATGAAAGGAAGGGGACTG ATTAATCAGTTAGATACTG AGAAATTCTCTGTTTTTGCATATCATAGAAAATCATCCCTTTTCTCATATGAAGTCGTGAAGTACTTGAAGCAAAATGTGAG GCCGCTTGCTGTTATGGATTTCGTGAAGACCCTTTGCTTCACAATAGCATCATCAGCAACATGCGCACCTGAAGCCTGCCATGGAACTGTGATTGATAGCGTGGCATCAATATCTGTTCATCGGATTTACGTAATAGAGGGCGATGACCGTGAAGTTGTTGGTGCCGTGACACTCA GAAACCTCTACGTTCTGATCCGGAGAAAGGACCGCCGCTTCCCACGCCTCCCTCTTTTCCTCCAATTAGCCGTCCTAACCTTTGTTTCCGGCCATCACTCTCGTTCCAAGCGCCACTGA
- the LOC105047703 gene encoding histone deacetylase 1, whose amino-acid sequence MDSGGNSLATVAGTDGTKRRVCYFYEPEVGNYYYGQGHPMKPHRIRMAHALIANYGLLNRMQVIRPVPARDRDLCRFHADDYVAFLRSVTPESQHDQIRALRRFNVCDDCPVFDGLFAFCQTYAGASVGAAVKLNHQHHDIAINWAGGLHHAKRCEASGFCYVNDIVLAILELLKMHERVLYVDIDIHHGDGVEEAFYTTDRVMTVSFHKFGDYFPGTGDIRDVGFGKGKYYAVNVPLDDGIDDDSYQSLFKPVISKVMEVFRPGAVVLQCGADSLSGDRLGCFNLSVKGHAECVRYMRSFNVPLLLVGGGGYTIRNVARCWCYETGVALGIEVDDKVPQHEYYGYFAPDYTLHVAPSNMENKNSRQLLDNIRTRILDTLSKLQHAPSVQFQERPPDTELPEEDEDEEDANGRYDPDSDREMDDASPIDETSCRLANEIQTIKAERDIVENEVKDQEPHKLDAECANSVEVVDEEMPTCSKALGIESTSVDEPSHTKVEEDNKHAAQCT is encoded by the exons ATGGATAGTGGGGGTAACTCTCTGGCGACGGTGGCCGGGACGGACGGGACGAAGCGGCGGGTGTGCTACTTCTACGAGCCGGAGGTGGGGAACTACTACTACGGGCAGGGGCACCCGATGAAGCCCCACCGGATCCGGATGGCCCACGCCCTCATCGCCAACTATGGCCTCCTCAACCGCATGCAGGTCATCCGCCCAGTCCCCGCCCGCGACCGCGACCTCTGCCGCTTCCACGCCGACGACTACGTCGCCTTCCTCCGCTCCGTCACCCCTGAGAGCCAGCACGACCAGATCCGCGCCCTCCGCCGCTTCAACGTCTGCGACGACTGCCCCGTCTTCGACGGCCTCTTCGCCTTCTGCCAGACCTACGCCGGCGCCTCCGTCGGCGCCGCCGTCAAGCTTAACCACCAGCACCACGACATCGCCATCAACTGGGCCGGCGGCCTCCACCACGCCAAGCGCTGCGAGGCCTCCGGCTTCTGCTACGTCAACGACATCGTCCTCGCCATCCTCGAGCTCCTCAAGATGCATGAG CGTGTTCTGTATGTGGACATTGATATCCACCATGGAGATGGTGTAGAGGAGGCATTCTACACAACTGATAGAGTAATGACAGTTTCTTTTCATAAATTTGGAGATTATTTTCCTGGGACAGGAGATATACGCGATGTTGGATTTGGGAAAGGAAAATATTATGCTGTAAATGTACCTTTAGATGATGGAATTGATGACGACAGCTATCAATCTCTATTCAAACCTGTCATATCAAAAGTAATGGAAGTTTTTAGGCCTGGTGCTGTGGTGCTTCAGTGTGGTGCTGATTCCTTATCTGGAGACCGATTGGGTTGTTTCAACCTTTCAGTCAAAGGCCATGCTGAGTGTGTTAGATACATGAGGTCGTTTAATGTGCCACTATTGCTGGTGGGTGGAGGTGGGTACACCATTCGGAATGTTGCTCGCTGTTGGTGCTATGAG ACAGGAGTTGCCCTTGGTATAGAAGTTGATGATAAGGTGCCTCAACATGAATATTATGGCTATTTTGCTCCAGATTATACCCTTCATGTTGCACCAAGTAACATGGAGAATAAAAATTCGCGCCAGTTATTGGACAATATAAGAACAAGGATTCTAGATACTCTTTCAAAACTCCAACATGCTCCTAGTGTCCAATTTCAGGAGCGGCCACCTGATACAGAGCTTCCAGAG gaagatgaagatgaagaggATGCAAATGGAAGATATGATCCTGATTCTGATAGAGAAATGGATGATGCTTCCCCTATAGATGAGACATCATG CAGACTTGCAAATGAAATACAGACCATAAAAGCCGAGAGGGACATTGTTGAAAATGAAGTGAAAGATCAG GAACCACACAAGTTAGATGCAGAATGTGCGAACAGTGTAGAGGTCGTGGATGAGGAGATGCCCACATGCTCCAAG GCCTTGGGTATAGAATCCACGTCAGTTGATGAACCCAGTCACACGAAGGTTGAAGAAGATAATAAACATGCTGCTCAGTGTACCTGA